A single genomic interval of Musa acuminata AAA Group cultivar baxijiao chromosome BXJ3-4, Cavendish_Baxijiao_AAA, whole genome shotgun sequence harbors:
- the LOC135634633 gene encoding transcription elongation factor 1 homolog: protein MGKRKSRAKPPPKKRMDKLDTVFCCPFCNHGSSVECRIDMKNLIGEASCRICLESFSTTVTALTEPIDIYCEWIDECERVNNPEDDGA from the exons ATGGGGAAGAGGAAGTCGAGAGCAAAGCCGCCTCCTAAGAAGCGAATGGACAAGCTCGATACTGTCTTCTGCTGCCCATTCTGCAATCACGGCAGTAGCGTCGAGT GCAGAAT TGACATGAAGAACTTGATCGGTGAAGCCTCATGCAGGATTTGTCTGGAAAGCTTCAGCACTACTGTCACTG CACTGACCGAGCCTATCGACAT ATACTGCGAATGGATTGACGAATGCGAAAGGGTCAACAATCCGGAAGACGATGGTGCTTGA
- the LOC135635918 gene encoding heat stress transcription factor C-2b-like, with translation MEDGSRSTVHHQRYRHGGRGGGPVAAPFVLKTYRMVDDPSTDAVIAWGCDNNSFVVIDPFAFSQSLLPSHFKHSNFSSFVRQLNTYGFRKVDPDRWEFAHASFLRGQMHLLKQIVRRNSGCGKKKKEGGEEEENEEEEERVVAEVVRLKQEQRRIDETVQGMWRRVQETERRPRQMLAFLVKVAGDPKLIHRLGGPAAAADAIEAGEKRARLRSGGDERMLEMEGGSGGCSFDGQAMTEGDEEEFLGTIDSVGLYGGPAWAGSEYGGMEVDVGVGSAAYPFSFHLDTGF, from the exons ATGGAAGACGGCAGCCGCAGCACGGTTCACCACCAACGCTACCGCCAtggaggaaggggaggaggacCGGTGGCCGCCCCCTTCGTGCTGAAGACGTACCGCATGGTGGACGACCCCTCCACCGACGCCGTCATCGCCTGGGGCTGCGACAACAACAGCTTCGTCGTCATCGACCCCTTTGCTTTCTCGCAGTCCCTCCTTCCCTCCCACTTCAAGCACAGCAACTTCTCCAGCTTCGTTCGCCAGCTCAACACTTAT GGGTTTCGGAAGGTGGATCCGGATCGGTGGGAGTTCGCGCACGCGTCGTTCCTGAGAGGACAGATGCATCTGCTGAAGCAGATAGTGCGGAGGAACAGCGGCtgcgggaagaagaagaaggaagggggagaggaggaggagaacgaggaggaagaggagagggtgGTGGCGGAGGTAGTGAGGCTGAAACAGGAGCAGCGGAGGATAGATGAAACGGTGCAGGGGATGTGGAGGAGGGTGCAGGAGACGGAGCGCAGGCCGAGGCAGATGCTGGCCTTCCTGGTCAAGGTGGCCGGGGACCCCAAGCTGATCCACCGCCTCGGGGGGCCGGCGGCGGCCGCGGACGCGATCGAGGCAGGGGAGAAGCGGGCCCGGCTTCGATCGGGGGGCGACGAGAGGATGCTGGAGATGGAAGGCGGCAGCGGTGGTTGTTCCTTCGATGGACAGGCCATGACGGAGGGGGACGAGGAGGAGTTCCTGGGGACCATCGACTCCGTGGGGTTGTACGGCGGTCCGGCGTGGGCGGGGAGTGAGTATGGAGGGATGGAGGTGGATGTTGGTGTTGGATCAGCAGCTTATCCCTTCTCATTCCATCTGGACACAGGGTTTTAG